Sequence from the Desulfobacterales bacterium genome:
TTACGAAGATTATCGAAGAAAATGTATCCCCCAGTGGACTGGGTGTTTTCATCATTCAACAGTTGGTAGATGAAGTAAAATTCAACCAGTCTGCTGATGGTGGGCATATGATGATAATGGAGATCAAATTTGCAAAATAAGTAGAACATCAGAAATTTTCGGAAATAATCCTGGCAATTAGCAAAAATCGAAGTGCTCGAGCGCCGACCTTACCGGCCATAGGTCAATTGACAAAGGTTTTAAGGGTCATAGGTTAAAAATGCAACCAGCAAACGAAATACTGTTGCAACAACTCGGCGATATCACGCTTCTTGACGTCCGTGGTGATGTCACTATCCTTTCTGAATCTTTTCTGTATGATGCTTATGCAGACGCAAACAAGCGCGATGCCGGTAAGATCTTATTCAAATTTGAAGAAGCGGCTTATATCAACAGCGGTGGAATATCTTTGCTCATACAGCTGTTGGCCCAAACCAGTCAAAACAAACAGCAAATCGGGATTATAGGTCTTTCAGACCACTTCGAAAAAATCTTTAATATGGTGGGCATCACCAAATTTGCTAAAATCTATCATACCCGCGAAGAAGCATTGGACGGTATGGCCTAAGGATTTAGATGCCCCAGCCGGATCCTGCCCTCAGGTTCTTAATGCGCATCCATTATTGGATTAGTGTTGGGATGATTGGCTTACATTGCCCGTAATTTGTATAATTCATGGCATCTATGGAACAACAAATTGAAATCGGGTTGAAGACAGTTGGTGTTGTTACGCTTCTTGATATCAAGGGGGATGTCACCGCACTGGCCGAACCCATTTTCTATGATGCCTACCAAAAGGCAAATGATCTGGGCGCAATCAAAATACTGTTTAAATTTAAAAGCGACTGCTATATCAATAGTGGCGGTATCGCCCTGCTTATCCAGATACTGGCTGAAATTGAAAAGAATAGCCAACTGGCCGGTATCACCGGGCTTTCGGATCATTTTAAGAAAATCTTCGATATGGTGGATATCACCAAGTTCGCTAAAATCTATGATACTTTAGAGGAGGCAATGGAAGCGATGTCGGGGCTATCTTAATAAGGTATCAAACACCTGATGGATATTATCAGAGCCGAAACCACACCTCCAAAGAAAATCCGACTCTCCGGCCGCCCAAAACACAACCGTCAGCGCTTCTTGCCTTCAGAAGCGATATTTACTAGAGCTAATT
This genomic interval carries:
- a CDS encoding STAS domain-containing protein → MQPANEILLQQLGDITLLDVRGDVTILSESFLYDAYADANKRDAGKILFKFEEAAYINSGGISLLIQLLAQTSQNKQQIGIIGLSDHFEKIFNMVGITKFAKIYHTREEALDGMA